Proteins encoded together in one Stutzerimonas stutzeri window:
- a CDS encoding Na+/H+ antiporter subunit C gives MEAVFAITLGIMTASGVYLLLRARIFPVVMGLTLISYAVNLFIFSMGRLATGVPAVIGKSAEYGDPLPQALVLTAIVIGFAMTAFVVVLSLRSIGEVRTDHVDGQEPRK, from the coding sequence ATGGAAGCGGTATTCGCGATCACGCTCGGAATCATGACGGCAAGTGGTGTCTACCTGCTCCTGCGCGCCCGGATATTTCCAGTGGTCATGGGGCTGACGCTGATTTCCTACGCCGTCAACCTGTTCATCTTTTCCATGGGGCGCCTGGCTACCGGGGTTCCGGCCGTCATCGGCAAAAGTGCCGAGTACGGTGATCCGCTGCCTCAGGCATTGGTCCTCACGGCCATCGTCATCGGCTTCGCCATGACGGCATTCGTCGTGGTGCTGTCGCTGCGCAGCATCGGCGAAGTACGTACCGACCATGTCGATGGGCAGGAGCCCCGCAAATGA